CACagaggccgccgccgccaacacTCAGATCGGAAAGTCTTTTTGTCGAAGACGAGGCATGGGAGCCCGTAagagacgacgatgaggatgccgATGAGGATGCCAGATTAGAATGGGATCATAGTGCAGATCCTGTAAGTTTCGCATTACCAATCGTCGAGATCGTGACTAGAGGCTAACGTGAGGAAGAATCCTTCTGTTTCGCACATGGGACGCGGGGATGATGTTCGACCCAGTGGCTATGAACCAACGGAGGAGGCGCAGCCCACGGCAGCAGAGTCAACATTTCTGGATCCGACTCAGAGACTGTCCGATGTCCAAGGCCTGGCCTTGTTCCCCGACTAATCATCGGACAAAGAAGCATAGCGGTATGCGTTGGTTTCCAGTTAAGTGTAGTTTCAACTGGACGTGATGGATATCCAGCTAGTGGCACAACCGGCACCTATGTTATCTATTTTACTTTCAGGGGGAATGAGTTTGGACGATGCAATCACGTTCCATCTTCCTTTGACGTCGTTATTCTCCACCTGTGGTCCGCAGTTGCCATGTTCTCCCCAGCCCCATGACAGGACGTCGCCTTCTGTTGTGAGAGCGACAACATGTTCGCTGCCAATGGCCACCTTTTCGAGAGAGGGAAGATTTGATGGGGGAAGCTGGCCATGGTCGTCTCGCCCCCAAGCTGTCAAACTCCCATCTTGACCTAGGATGTAAAAGTTGCCCCAGCTAGCTCCGACATCTCTCCAAGCCGGGGCTGCTGAAGGAGCTGTCGAAATTAAATCCCATTTATCTGAGCCCAGAACATGAATGTTCCCGCTGCCTGATTCTCCAAAAAGACATGTAGATTCTTTTGCACAGATTGCTCTGACCACCTTGAAGTTTACGCCCTCAATCTTACGGGGCGTGTAGACTACCGCGCTGGGCTCACCAATTTGAGACTTGCGGCAGTTGCCCCAGCCGTGAACGTCGCCGTTGTCCAAAACAGCAACGACATGGCCCATACAAGCAGACAAATCCACAATTTCTGTACCAGCTGGAGGAAAGTCTTTGATCCTCGTTGCTGACGGTGTCCGTACAAGCAACTCACCCAGACCCAGCTCTCCTTTCTGTCCTATGCCAAGGGTGAATACCTTGGTTCTCTTTCCTTGGTCATCTCTGGAAACGACAACAGAAGCTTCCCAAGTAGCCGCAACAAGAGCAATCTCCCCAACCTGTTCGTCACTCTCTTCCTTTGCGAGTCGAGCTTCCAGGAACACGGGAATATTTGGGAACGGCTTCAGTCCACATGCTCCACTAGCTGGGTCTCCACTCCAGTACAGCTTGCCGGATTCCGTGAGAAGGAGAGTGTGATTACCGCCTGCAACGACTTTGACGATGCGAGAGTTGGGCTGCTCGGGGTGGAAGAGAGTCGGCTTTGGTACGGAGACGTCTTCTTTGTGGCTGATGCCGAGTTGGCCGGATCCATTTGACCCGATGGCGTATATAGCTTCCATTTCTGGAGGAAGAAAGACAGagtaaaagaagagaagtaAAGAGATGAGGTGAAATAAATGAGTTGATgaagtctctctctctctcacatTGAACGACTTTGTAATCCGTGAATATTTGAAAGCTCGGATACTTGCATggccctccatctccactcTCAGCACACGATATCGGACTATCAAGCTCCCCGACCCCACTAAGCCTTGCTTActcatctttttttttttctcaaccACATAAAGCATCTTCGCGCAaacattttcttcttttcccattCCCACAACCCAGCCCtgttttcttcctcgcctTCCACCGaagcgagaaaaaaacacagaAAAGACGAACCAAGTCTTTGTTTTCTGGGCGACAGCAATTGGAGACCCTCTGCTTCAGGAATCCCAGTCGAGCAGCAGGGCTGCAATGGCTTCAGCACAGTCCAGCGTCCCGGCGGGGATGGAAAACTTCACCGTCGGGCTGATTGGCATGGGCGACATGGGCAGGATGTACGCCGAGAGGTTGTCTGAAGCTGGCTGGAGGTGAGTTTTTGCGTCTTGAGAATGGATGCTTTTTCTCCGCCTCTGGCagatttttctcttttgcaggTAAGCatacacttttttttctttctcttctttggcgcGTCCTTGTTACCCTTTTTCGTGATGACATGAGCGCATTTGGCTCGAGTATTGCGCAGGGACG
This genomic interval from Trichoderma breve strain T069 chromosome 7 map unlocalized scaffold00008, whole genome shotgun sequence contains the following:
- a CDS encoding regulator of chromosome condensation (RCC1) repeat domain-containing protein, with the protein product MEAIYAIGSNGSGQLGISHKEDVSVPKPTLFHPEQPNSRIVKVVAGGNHTLLLTESGKLYWSGDPASGACGLKPFPNIPVFLEARLAKEESDEQVGEIALVAATWEASVVVSRDDQGKRTKVFTLGIGQKGELGLGELLVRTPSATRIKDFPPAGTEIVDLSACMGHVVAVLDNGDVHGWGNCRKSQIGEPSAVVYTPRKIEGVNFKVVRAICAKESTCLFGESGSGNIHVLGSDKWDLISTAPSAAPAWRDVGASWGNFYILGQDGSLTAWGRDDHGQLPPSNLPSLEKVAIGSEHVVALTTEGDVLSWGWGEHGNCGPQVENNDVKGRWNVIASSKLIPPESKIDNIGAGCATSWISITSS